The Erinaceus europaeus chromosome 16, mEriEur2.1, whole genome shotgun sequence genome includes a window with the following:
- the JKAMP gene encoding JNK1/MAPK8-associated membrane protein isoform X1: MAVDIQPACLGLYCGKTLLFKNDSTEIYGECGVCPRGQRTNAQKYCQPCTESPELYDWLYLGFMAMLPLVLHWFFIEWYSGKKSSSALFQHITALFECSMAAIITLLVSDPVGVLSIRSCRVLMLSDWYTMLYNPSPDYITTVHCTHEAVYPLYTIVFIYYAFCLVLMMLLRPLLVKKIACGLGKSDRFKSIYAALYFFPILTVLQAVGGGLLYYAFPYIILVLSLVTLAVYMSASEIENCYDLLVRKKRLIVLFSHWLLHAYGIISISRVDKLEQDLPLLALVPTPALFYLFTAKFTEPSRILSEGANGH, from the exons ATGG ctgtcgaTATTCAACCAGCATGCCTTGGACTTTATTGTGGGAAGACCCTATTATTTAAAAATGACTCAACTGAAATATATGGAGAATGTGGG GTGTGTCCAAGAGGGCAGAGGACAAATGCACAGAAATACTGTCAGCCTTGCACAGAATCTCCAGAACTTTATGACTGGCTCTATCTTGGATTTATGGCTATGCTTCCACTAGTTTTACATTGGTTCTTCATTGAATGgtactcagggaaaaaaag cTCTAGTGCACTTTTCCAACACATCACTGCATTATTTGAGTGCAGCATGGCAGCTATTATCACTTTACTTGTGAGTGACCCAGTTGGTGTTCTCTCTATCCGTTCATGTCGAGTGCTGATGCTTTCTGATTGGTATACAATGCTCTATAACCCAAGTCCAGATTACATCACCACTGTGCACTGTACTCATGAAGCTGTCTACCCACT atACACTATCGTATTTATCTACTATGCATTCTGCTTAGTGTTAATGATGCTGCTCCGACCTCTTTTGGTGAAGAAGATTGCCTGTGGATTAGGGAAATCAGACCGATTTAAAAGTATTTATGCTGCACTGTACTTTTTCCCAATTTTAACCGTTCTTCAGGCAGTTGGTGGAGGTCTTTTAT ATTATGCTTTCCCATACATCATATTAGTGTTATCTTTGGTCACTCTGGCTGTGTACATGTCGGCTTCTGAAATAGAG AACTGCTACGATCTTCTGGTGAGGAAGAAAAGACTCATTGTTCTCTTCAGTCACTGGTTACTTCATGCTTATGGAATAATCTCCATTTCCAGAGTGGACAAACTTGAGCAGGATTTACCCCTTCTGGCTTTGGTACCCACACCAGCCCTTTTTTACTTATTCACTGCAAAATTTACTGAACCTTCACGTATACTCTCAGAAGGAGCCAATGGACATTGA
- the JKAMP gene encoding JNK1/MAPK8-associated membrane protein isoform X3 encodes MAMLPLVLHWFFIEWYSGKKSSSALFQHITALFECSMAAIITLLVSDPVGVLSIRSCRVLMLSDWYTMLYNPSPDYITTVHCTHEAVYPLYTIVFIYYAFCLVLMMLLRPLLVKKIACGLGKSDRFKSIYAALYFFPILTVLQAVGGGLLYYAFPYIILVLSLVTLAVYMSASEIENCYDLLVRKKRLIVLFSHWLLHAYGIISISRVDKLEQDLPLLALVPTPALFYLFTAKFTEPSRILSEGANGH; translated from the exons ATGGCTATGCTTCCACTAGTTTTACATTGGTTCTTCATTGAATGgtactcagggaaaaaaag cTCTAGTGCACTTTTCCAACACATCACTGCATTATTTGAGTGCAGCATGGCAGCTATTATCACTTTACTTGTGAGTGACCCAGTTGGTGTTCTCTCTATCCGTTCATGTCGAGTGCTGATGCTTTCTGATTGGTATACAATGCTCTATAACCCAAGTCCAGATTACATCACCACTGTGCACTGTACTCATGAAGCTGTCTACCCACT atACACTATCGTATTTATCTACTATGCATTCTGCTTAGTGTTAATGATGCTGCTCCGACCTCTTTTGGTGAAGAAGATTGCCTGTGGATTAGGGAAATCAGACCGATTTAAAAGTATTTATGCTGCACTGTACTTTTTCCCAATTTTAACCGTTCTTCAGGCAGTTGGTGGAGGTCTTTTAT ATTATGCTTTCCCATACATCATATTAGTGTTATCTTTGGTCACTCTGGCTGTGTACATGTCGGCTTCTGAAATAGAG AACTGCTACGATCTTCTGGTGAGGAAGAAAAGACTCATTGTTCTCTTCAGTCACTGGTTACTTCATGCTTATGGAATAATCTCCATTTCCAGAGTGGACAAACTTGAGCAGGATTTACCCCTTCTGGCTTTGGTACCCACACCAGCCCTTTTTTACTTATTCACTGCAAAATTTACTGAACCTTCACGTATACTCTCAGAAGGAGCCAATGGACATTGA
- the JKAMP gene encoding JNK1/MAPK8-associated membrane protein isoform X2 — MACLGLYCGKTLLFKNDSTEIYGECGVCPRGQRTNAQKYCQPCTESPELYDWLYLGFMAMLPLVLHWFFIEWYSGKKSSSALFQHITALFECSMAAIITLLVSDPVGVLSIRSCRVLMLSDWYTMLYNPSPDYITTVHCTHEAVYPLYTIVFIYYAFCLVLMMLLRPLLVKKIACGLGKSDRFKSIYAALYFFPILTVLQAVGGGLLYYAFPYIILVLSLVTLAVYMSASEIENCYDLLVRKKRLIVLFSHWLLHAYGIISISRVDKLEQDLPLLALVPTPALFYLFTAKFTEPSRILSEGANGH, encoded by the exons ATGG CATGCCTTGGACTTTATTGTGGGAAGACCCTATTATTTAAAAATGACTCAACTGAAATATATGGAGAATGTGGG GTGTGTCCAAGAGGGCAGAGGACAAATGCACAGAAATACTGTCAGCCTTGCACAGAATCTCCAGAACTTTATGACTGGCTCTATCTTGGATTTATGGCTATGCTTCCACTAGTTTTACATTGGTTCTTCATTGAATGgtactcagggaaaaaaag cTCTAGTGCACTTTTCCAACACATCACTGCATTATTTGAGTGCAGCATGGCAGCTATTATCACTTTACTTGTGAGTGACCCAGTTGGTGTTCTCTCTATCCGTTCATGTCGAGTGCTGATGCTTTCTGATTGGTATACAATGCTCTATAACCCAAGTCCAGATTACATCACCACTGTGCACTGTACTCATGAAGCTGTCTACCCACT atACACTATCGTATTTATCTACTATGCATTCTGCTTAGTGTTAATGATGCTGCTCCGACCTCTTTTGGTGAAGAAGATTGCCTGTGGATTAGGGAAATCAGACCGATTTAAAAGTATTTATGCTGCACTGTACTTTTTCCCAATTTTAACCGTTCTTCAGGCAGTTGGTGGAGGTCTTTTAT ATTATGCTTTCCCATACATCATATTAGTGTTATCTTTGGTCACTCTGGCTGTGTACATGTCGGCTTCTGAAATAGAG AACTGCTACGATCTTCTGGTGAGGAAGAAAAGACTCATTGTTCTCTTCAGTCACTGGTTACTTCATGCTTATGGAATAATCTCCATTTCCAGAGTGGACAAACTTGAGCAGGATTTACCCCTTCTGGCTTTGGTACCCACACCAGCCCTTTTTTACTTATTCACTGCAAAATTTACTGAACCTTCACGTATACTCTCAGAAGGAGCCAATGGACATTGA